Below is a window of Pangasianodon hypophthalmus isolate fPanHyp1 chromosome 28, fPanHyp1.pri, whole genome shotgun sequence DNA.
TAATAAAGGGAAAATGCTTGTGATCAGTGGTTCAGTTCTTGACTGTCAGAGTCTAAACTACTAACTACTAAAAACTCGTTCAGAACTTTGGAGATAACGAAGTCTTTTGGGAAACATTTGCGAAACCGTACGTAACGTGCCTCCTTCTTTAAGCTGTTCTTAAGTCACTAAGATTAATCGCTATCGGGAAACCGACCCAGGTGCTTTCAGAAGGCTGAGTTGCGGTGTGACAAACACAACTTTATTATTTCCATAGTTTTCTTTAAGAATCACTTAAATCTTAATCGACCTAAAGTACTGATACTGCAGACAGGAATGCGTATCAATGTGTATTAATATTGTAATGTAGagagtactgtatataacattcCTTCAAAATAATCCCTTTAGCTTGTTAATAATTTACAGTCAAACTCTGATAAACTGAGAGTGACAGATGGATATAATGATTAATACACATAATgaacattattaaattaaaaaaaattaatatttagtgCAATTTTTGAATAGTTAATAAAAGACTGCAGCTCATGTTAAGGCAtaattgtgtttctgtgtttgtgctcATTTAGTAAAGTTAGCAGAACATTTATACTGTTCAACAAACTGGTAATGATTCCATTACGCAATATCTTACcatgaaacacagacacaccctCCATGTGAGAGAATAAATGATGACAGTAAATGTTTTGAATCTAATCCAAATGGGAAGAAAGTCTTGATAACAGCTGAGCAATTTGCTAATCTCTAATGAGTACATTCTTTATAATTATGAAATGTAGTTACAGCAGAGGACATGAGGCATGAAGACTTCATtattagtgtcagtgtgtgaacgCAAACAAAACAGGGTAATGACACACAATGCAGGTTTCATCCAGCACCATAATGGGTTCTACCAATAAAGGTTCTAAGTACagcagaaccctacaacagtcTGAGAGAGCTTCTCGTAGAaacaaagaacccttaaggaacctGGTGATGTGTGTATCCGAGCACGAGCACTAACACTGCTGATGCAGTAAACTCGCTGAAACCGGACGCAGTTCACACATCAGTACTCGGCGTAGTTCACATACACGCTGCTGTGCGTCTGTTCCCGTTCCTGTTCAGCTCATTTATACATCATTAGCACTTCTGCATGTTGTTTATGTTCCTGAAACCCATGACTGAAAAAACCTGAACAAAAactatataatttatttcttgaaAAGAGTTTGTAATTTCTGTAATAATCTCCATATCTAATGCATTATTCCCTTCTTTattgaatttgtttttatttctctgaaaTGTTAACACGTTTGctctttaattatatattaaaataaataaagacagttTTTGGTCGTGGACTCTTGGTTGTGACTTTCAGACCCAATTGCGCATTTATACTatatacgctatatggccaaaagtatgtgcacccctgaccatcacactcgtacgtgtttcttccccaaactgttgccacaaagtctgaagcacgcAGTTGTacagaacgtctctgtgtgctgcagctttacagtttcccttcactggaactaagaggctgaaacctgctccagcatgacaatgcccctgtgcacaaagcgagctccatgaagacatggtgtgtgaaggttggagtggaagaactcgagtgtcctgcacagagccctgacctcaaccccactgaacacctttgggatgaactggaacaccgactgaaccccagacctcctcgacatcccaacatcagcgcctgacctcactaatgctcttgtagctgaatgaacacaaatccccacagcctcgctccaacatctagtggaaagacttcgcagaagagtggagcttattataacagcaaacacacgggaataaatctggaatttattCCCCTGGAGACGTTCAACacgtacatatgggtgtgagggtcaggggtgcacatacttttggccatatagagtgTAATAATATTTATGCTTGGTTAACTCCTGACCTCATTgcattgtactttgttactgtgCACAACCCACACTCACTGCACTTACACAACACACTCGTCTCACCACACCCTCAACGATCAAACAGGTACTGCAACACCTTCATTAGTTAAATACACTGGTCTGTGAGTTTACCGTAAAACAAGCGTGcacttgtctgtttttttacCCACAGTTCCTGAGGGAAAAAGTGCGTCTGCGTCTGCTCACATCCTGAACGCTGTGTGTGAGCTTTACTCGGCCACATCAGCATGAAGATAACGCCTCAGAAAAGGGTGTGTGTTCTCATCACCGTGTGTATATAAGGAGGTGTGTGAGGAAAAGACCGGAGCACTCCAGTgtacacaccctctctctctctctcacacacacacacacacactcacacacacatacactccagTCGAGGACATTCTGTTATCATGGCATTTAATGGAACATGGAAAGTGGACCGCAGTGAGGACTATGACAAGTTCATGGAGCAGAtgggtgagaaacacacactcttttattAATATGTGAAGTTCAGTGTCTAATTAAATTAATCTAATATTTCAGGATGTTAATTATAACCGTAGACATGATGAGAAAAGTGGGAATGAGTGCATTGATGAtggtaaaataaaacatgtacagCACATCACTAACGAGCAACATGttttaaagtgaaagaaaacCTGAGGTTTCAAAAATATTCCAGCTTTTTCCTTAAACACATAAATTTCCTGGACAGTCAGCGGGAATACACTGTGGATAGAATACAGATCATCACAGAACAAAGTGGGTTATTTGtggcaaaagaaaaaataaagtgtattcAGCACTGatgcagtacattttagactttAAAGGTTAACTCTAGAAGCCTTCAGCATTGCCTGAAGTTCTGTGCAAAACCCTGCAACAGAGAGGAGAAGCTCTTAGTGTCCCAGTAGTGTGTATTACACTGTATGCAAATAGAacattgtttattaaaataaaacagtgagtaataagtgtgtgtgtgtgtgtgtgcatgtgtgtgtgtgtgtgtgtgttcaggcatTAACCTGGTGAAGAGAAAACTCGCAGCACATGACAACCTGAAGATCACGCTGGAGCAGAATGGAGATACGTTCCACGTGAAGGAGGTCAGCACGTTCCGCACACTGGAGCTCAACTTCACGCTGGGAGTCACGTTCGAGTACTCGCTCGCCGATGGAACCGAGCTCTCCGTAAGTTCCTCAGAAAACACTTATTATAGCAGTGACTTTCAAACGCGAGCATGGTGCTATAGGAGCAGGTGTGATGGGGCAGGTGTGATGGAGCTGCAGGAGTGATGGAGCTGCAGGAGTGATGGGGGCAGGTGTTATAACAGGTGTGATGGGGCAGGTGTGATGGAGGCAGGGCAGGTGTTATAACAGGTGTGATGGGGCAGGTGTGATGGAGGCAGGGCAGGTGTTATTACAGGTGTGACGTGGTGATTAAACCCTGTATGTATGTAAATCTATAAGTCCATACATTCTCAGGATGTTCTTCTATACAGAACCCTTTTCTCTGTCAGAGAGGGTTCGAGTAAAACAGTTTCAGGAAGACTTAAACCTTCTGTAAGTAAAAACTCAGGAAGAAGGGGTATATTTTTGAACAATATTGATCCTCCagtttgacctctgaccttctgACTTTTGACCCCACAGGGCACCTGGGTGATGGAGGGTGATGTGCTGAAAGGATCCTTCGTCCGTAAAGACAACGGAAAAACTCTGACCACCGTCAGGCACATTGTAGGCGATGAACTCGTGCAGGTGAGAATTAATTAAATTCTCCACATGGCCTCACAGctcagtgtttattattattattattattattattattattattattattattattattattattattgtgctaTAACACTACAGCATTATTATGGTGCAAAAATGGCCCAGTGGCAGCTTTACCTTTAAAACAATGTACAAATACAGTTTATttcacaccacagtgctgttgagttctgcactctgattggtcagaaggtgttgattagttttctataacagcagctctgacagtagtgcaggtttatattaatgcgctcgttctaatacattatcgtttctatagtaacggctcattcacagggacgtgtacagcgcaCGCTCCTctgataataaacggattaaaaactgtgtgtaatcgttgatgtggtgaagttttctgtaaggagaaacgtgtttctgtaacatgtatggaaggagtctccagtgtcagcgctttgtatcagtcagaggtgaagctgtaagttttcctgtaatcttcaggacagaggagtttacgcttctctgCAGTTTCTCTGCAGTTTTTTGTAGCTGTTAGTTTTGTAAATGAGTCCTGATGTTCTGCGATCTCTACAAGCTGCTGCTTCTTACcacatgtattattattgtattattacatgttcttaatttaaacattactacaataataataataataataataatactttcaCAACGTACATTTGTAGAAATCAGGCCTGTGTGAGTCTTTGcatgtgaaatgttttgtgtCTTGTGCAGAGCTACAGTTATGAAGGTGTGGAAGCTAAGAGGATTTTCAAGAAGGAGTAAATGCAGCGCGTCTGAATCAGCGAGAGAAAATCTCACCTTTCACCTCGTCGCCTCAACCAGAACCTGGGCAGCTTTCTTCCACCATCCTCCTGCATCCTGGCTGATCCACGTTCAGCACCTCGGTCTTTATCTGCACTtcttattttgatatttaaagaaataaagtcaCTTTTGAGATGTGTTTCAGCTCTCGgcttgattttacattttacagttacggttcattttaatgcaaaaaacacaactttctactcacacacacaaaaaacccaaaacaacatttataaatactttgtaaaaaaaaaaaaaaaaaaaaagggggcaaATTACCTTTTTAATTAGCAAACTGAGCAAGTTTCCTAATAAATAGAttgcattataataataatattatgtaaCATAGAATTAACTGACAATAATACTGTATT
It encodes the following:
- the fabp2 gene encoding fatty acid-binding protein, intestinal, producing the protein MAFNGTWKVDRSEDYDKFMEQMGINLVKRKLAAHDNLKITLEQNGDTFHVKEVSTFRTLELNFTLGVTFEYSLADGTELSGTWVMEGDVLKGSFVRKDNGKTLTTVRHIVGDELVQSYSYEGVEAKRIFKKE